A DNA window from Sphingomonas changnyeongensis contains the following coding sequences:
- the trmFO gene encoding methylenetetrahydrofolate--tRNA-(uracil(54)-C(5))-methyltransferase (FADH(2)-oxidizing) TrmFO — MTANHDIHIIGGGLAGSEAAWQLAEAGWHVRLSEMRGVEATPAHHTDALAELVCSNSFRSDDADSNAVGLLHEEMRRLGSLIMAQADRHRVPAGSALAVDRDGFAGGVTAALAGHPRVTLVRERVDALPADGPAIIATGPLTAAGLAGSIGAATGMDQLAFFDAIAPIVHRDSIDFDIAWFQSRWDKGDGRDYINCPLDRDQYQAFVQGLLDGEKTEFREWEKDTPYFDGCMPIEVMASRGPETLRHGPMKPFGLRDPRTGHRPYAVVQLRQDNALGTLWNIVGFQTKLKYAEQVRLFRTIPGLEQAEFARLGGLHRNTFINAPRLLDGQLRLKSAPHIRFAGQITGCEGYVESAAIGLLAGRFAAAELAGGALPAPPRTTALGALLGHITGDADAATYQPMNVNFGLFPPVDGDVRKAERKARLTGRARADLGGWMGVAA, encoded by the coding sequence ATGACGGCCAATCACGACATTCACATCATCGGCGGCGGGCTCGCCGGATCCGAAGCCGCATGGCAGCTGGCCGAGGCGGGCTGGCATGTCCGCCTGTCGGAAATGCGCGGCGTGGAGGCAACGCCGGCGCACCACACCGACGCGCTGGCCGAGCTGGTCTGTTCCAACAGCTTCCGGTCCGACGATGCCGACAGCAATGCCGTCGGGCTGCTGCACGAGGAGATGCGCCGGCTGGGGTCATTGATCATGGCGCAGGCGGATCGCCACCGCGTGCCCGCCGGATCGGCGCTGGCCGTCGACCGTGACGGATTTGCGGGGGGCGTCACCGCGGCGCTGGCCGGGCATCCCCGCGTCACGCTGGTGCGCGAACGGGTCGATGCGCTGCCGGCGGACGGCCCGGCCATCATCGCCACCGGCCCGCTGACCGCGGCGGGCCTTGCCGGATCGATCGGCGCGGCGACCGGGATGGACCAGCTGGCGTTTTTCGACGCCATCGCGCCCATCGTCCACCGCGACAGCATCGATTTCGACATCGCCTGGTTCCAGTCGCGCTGGGACAAGGGCGATGGCCGCGATTACATCAACTGCCCGCTCGACCGCGACCAGTATCAGGCCTTTGTTCAGGGCCTGCTCGACGGCGAAAAGACCGAGTTTCGCGAGTGGGAAAAGGACACGCCCTATTTCGACGGCTGCATGCCGATCGAGGTGATGGCCTCGCGCGGGCCGGAAACGCTGCGCCACGGGCCGATGAAGCCCTTTGGCCTGCGCGATCCACGCACCGGCCACCGTCCCTATGCGGTCGTCCAGCTGCGTCAGGACAATGCGCTCGGCACCTTGTGGAACATTGTCGGCTTTCAGACCAAGCTCAAATATGCCGAGCAGGTCAGGCTGTTCCGCACGATTCCGGGGCTTGAGCAGGCGGAGTTTGCGCGGCTGGGCGGGCTGCACCGCAACACCTTCATCAATGCTCCCCGGCTGCTCGACGGGCAGCTGCGGCTGAAATCGGCGCCGCACATCCGCTTTGCCGGGCAGATCACGGGGTGCGAAGGCTATGTCGAATCGGCTGCGATCGGCCTGCTCGCCGGCCGGTTTGCGGCGGCGGAGCTGGCCGGCGGCGCGCTCCCTGCCCCGCCGCGCACCACCGCGCTCGGCGCGCTGCTGGGGCATATCACCGGCGATGCCGATGCCGCGACCTATCAGCCGATGAACGTCAATTTCGGCCTGTTCCCGCCGGTGGACGGCGATGTCCGCAAGGCCGAGCGCAAGGCGCGGCTGACCGGCCGGGCGCGCGCCGATCTTGGCGGCTGGATGGGCGTCGCGGCCTGA
- a CDS encoding lysoplasmalogenase family protein: protein MGQNGMAGIWRGRTGGLLIAALCAGASYWPAAHLLPHAPEALIIAWKGLGVALLAAWVFAAVPGRDGRWLAAVLALGALGDVLLDAVSLTVGAVAFLAGHVLAVPFYWRHRSGRASRAAMVAVAALAAGVVALAASLPTDRAAAPGIAFYSSGLAAMAAMAALSRFRLAASGALLFVISDLLIFAGLGPLAGSPATLLVWPLYFAGQALIAVGAGRALVRCQAG from the coding sequence ATGGGGCAGAACGGTATGGCGGGGATCTGGCGCGGGCGGACAGGCGGGCTGTTGATCGCGGCGCTCTGTGCCGGGGCCAGCTATTGGCCCGCCGCGCATCTGCTGCCGCACGCGCCGGAGGCGCTGATCATCGCGTGGAAGGGGCTGGGCGTGGCGCTGCTCGCGGCCTGGGTGTTCGCGGCGGTGCCGGGGCGGGACGGGCGCTGGCTGGCCGCTGTGCTCGCGCTGGGCGCGCTTGGCGACGTGCTGCTCGATGCCGTGTCGCTGACGGTGGGGGCGGTTGCGTTTCTGGCCGGCCATGTGCTGGCCGTGCCTTTCTATTGGCGGCACCGCAGCGGGCGCGCATCCCGGGCGGCGATGGTCGCCGTGGCGGCGCTGGCTGCGGGCGTCGTTGCGCTCGCCGCCTCCTTGCCCACCGACCGGGCTGCGGCGCCAGGCATCGCGTTTTACAGCAGCGGGCTGGCCGCGATGGCGGCGATGGCCGCGCTCAGCCGGTTCAGGCTGGCGGCATCGGGGGCGCTGCTGTTCGTCATCTCCGATCTGCTGATCTTTGCCGGTCTGGGGCCGCTCGCCGGATCGCCGGCGACACTGCTGGTCTGGCCGCTTTATTTTGCCGGGCAGGCGTTGATCGCGGTCGGGGCTGGTCGTGCGCTGGTGCGCTGTCAAGCCGGGTGA
- a CDS encoding MucR family transcriptional regulator, translated as MADIDLSPNMIELATELTIAWLNNPNNRAGAEDVPAFLNKMHATLTGLSAHEEQPGETSAETGIEPAVSVRKSLASKDVIISLIDGKPYKSLKRHLSRHGLTPEQYRERYKLKPDYPMVAENYAKQRRDLALKIGLGSKGRAARTGAKTPGRPGRKPAAKGE; from the coding sequence ATGGCCGATATCGACCTGTCGCCAAATATGATCGAACTGGCGACCGAGCTGACGATCGCCTGGCTGAACAACCCCAATAACCGCGCGGGCGCCGAAGATGTGCCGGCTTTCCTCAACAAGATGCATGCGACGCTGACCGGCCTGTCCGCGCATGAAGAACAGCCGGGCGAAACTTCGGCCGAAACCGGGATCGAACCGGCCGTTTCGGTGCGCAAGTCGCTGGCGTCGAAGGACGTCATCATCTCGCTCATCGACGGCAAGCCCTATAAGTCGCTGAAGCGTCATCTGTCGCGCCACGGCCTGACCCCGGAACAGTATCGCGAACGCTATAAGCTGAAGCCCGATTATCCGATGGTCGCGGAAAACTATGCGAAGCAGCGCCGCGACCTCGCGCTCAAGATCGGTCTCGGCTCCAAGGGCCGCGCCGCCCGCACCGGCGCGAAGACGCCGGGGCGTCCCGGGCGCAAGCCGGCCGCGAAGGGCGAATAA
- a CDS encoding class II 3-deoxy-7-phosphoheptulonate synthase has protein sequence MAQTWSPDSWRAYEARQLPAYPDPAALSAAEAELRNFPPLVFAGEARDLKRDLADVGAGKAFLLQGGDCAESFAEFHPNNIRDTFRVILQMAVVLTFASKLPVVKLGRMAGQFAKPRSADMEEQNGVVLPSYRGDNVNDIAFTPDARTPDPQRMVRAYSQSAATLNLLRAFAQGGYANLHQVNRWTHDFMGRSPWTKKYTDLADRIGEALDFMAACGINPETVPQLKGTSFFTSHEALLLPYEQALTRQDSLTGDWYNTSAHFLWIGDRTRFEGSAHVEFLRGIGNPIGMKCGPSLEPDTLLRLLDTLNPAREPGRITLITRYGYDKIEAGLPRLIRAVMREGHPVVWSCDPMHGNVVKAANGYKTRPFDRILAEVRGFFAVHRAEGSFGGGIHCEMTGQNVTECTGGAVDVTEQSLADRYHTHCDPRLNAAQSLELAFLLAEMLNQELAERRKAAA, from the coding sequence ATGGCACAGACATGGAGTCCCGACAGCTGGCGCGCATATGAGGCACGTCAGCTCCCCGCCTATCCCGACCCGGCGGCGCTCAGCGCAGCGGAGGCGGAGCTGCGCAACTTTCCGCCGCTGGTGTTTGCGGGCGAAGCGCGCGACCTGAAACGCGATCTGGCCGATGTCGGCGCGGGCAAGGCGTTCCTGCTCCAGGGCGGCGACTGTGCCGAAAGCTTTGCCGAGTTCCATCCCAACAACATCCGCGACACCTTCCGGGTGATCCTGCAGATGGCGGTGGTGCTGACCTTCGCCTCCAAGCTGCCGGTGGTGAAGCTGGGGCGCATGGCCGGGCAGTTCGCCAAGCCGCGCTCAGCCGACATGGAAGAACAGAACGGCGTCGTCCTGCCCTCCTATCGCGGGGACAATGTCAACGACATCGCCTTCACCCCCGACGCGCGGACGCCGGATCCGCAGCGCATGGTGCGCGCCTACAGCCAGTCGGCAGCGACGCTCAACCTGCTGCGCGCCTTTGCGCAGGGCGGCTATGCCAATCTGCATCAGGTCAATCGCTGGACCCATGATTTCATGGGCCGCAGCCCCTGGACCAAGAAATATACCGACCTGGCCGACCGGATCGGCGAGGCGCTGGACTTCATGGCCGCGTGCGGGATCAACCCCGAAACGGTGCCGCAGCTCAAGGGGACATCGTTCTTCACCAGCCATGAGGCGCTGCTGCTGCCTTATGAGCAGGCGCTGACGCGGCAGGATTCACTGACCGGGGACTGGTACAACACCTCGGCCCATTTCCTGTGGATCGGCGACCGGACGCGCTTTGAAGGCTCGGCCCATGTCGAGTTCCTGCGCGGCATCGGCAATCCGATCGGCATGAAATGCGGCCCGAGCCTTGAGCCGGATACGCTGCTGCGGCTGCTCGACACGCTCAACCCGGCGCGCGAGCCGGGGCGGATCACGCTCATCACGCGCTATGGCTATGACAAGATCGAGGCCGGGCTGCCGCGCCTGATCCGCGCGGTCATGCGCGAAGGCCATCCGGTGGTCTGGAGCTGCGATCCGATGCACGGCAATGTCGTCAAGGCCGCCAATGGCTACAAGACGCGGCCATTCGACCGCATCCTGGCCGAAGTGCGCGGCTTCTTCGCCGTGCACCGTGCCGAAGGCAGTTTCGGCGGCGGCATCCACTGCGAAATGACCGGGCAGAACGTCACCGAATGCACGGGCGGTGCGGTGGACGTGACCGAACAGTCGCTGGCCGACCGCTACCACACGCATTGCGACCCGCGGCTCAACGCCGCGCAAAGCCTGGAACTGGCGTTCCTGCTCGCCGAAATGCTCAACCAGGAACTGGCGGAACGGCGCAAGGCTGCCGCCTGA
- a CDS encoding tetratricopeptide repeat protein, producing the protein MTRLSMPPTRIALFAAAGLALVAVAVGAGRQAGDRDAAEAPAASPAPAAPATAAAPAAGAGGQPAAPDLPSLITRLEARLREEPDRVEGWTMLGWAFFETGRPAEAATAYRRAVRLAPDRADLWSALGEALVIAGGPGARVPADAAAAFRAALARDPRDARARYFAAVVKDQAGDTKGAVVDWLALLAEAPADAPWAAELEATIRRRAAAGGIDVAAKLAALPRRPAPPAAAAPMAAQPAAAAIAADPAQQAMIRGMVDGLAARLAADPRQPERWVMLMRSRMQLGEAKEAATALSSAVAANPGAAADLKRAAREMGVPGA; encoded by the coding sequence ATGACCCGACTGTCCATGCCGCCTACCCGCATCGCCCTGTTCGCCGCTGCCGGGCTGGCCCTTGTCGCGGTGGCGGTGGGGGCCGGCAGGCAGGCCGGGGATCGGGACGCGGCGGAGGCCCCGGCTGCGTCCCCCGCCCCGGCTGCGCCCGCCACCGCTGCGGCACCCGCGGCGGGCGCGGGCGGCCAGCCCGCTGCCCCTGATCTCCCCAGCCTGATCACCAGGCTTGAGGCGCGGCTGCGCGAGGAGCCGGACCGGGTCGAAGGCTGGACGATGCTCGGCTGGGCGTTTTTCGAAACCGGCCGCCCGGCCGAGGCCGCAACCGCCTATCGCCGCGCCGTGCGGCTGGCGCCCGACCGCGCCGATCTGTGGTCGGCGCTGGGCGAGGCGCTGGTGATCGCCGGCGGTCCGGGTGCACGGGTGCCCGCCGATGCCGCCGCTGCCTTCCGCGCCGCTTTGGCCCGCGATCCGCGTGATGCCCGGGCGCGCTATTTCGCCGCCGTGGTCAAGGATCAGGCGGGCGACACCAAGGGGGCGGTGGTCGACTGGCTCGCGCTGCTCGCCGAAGCGCCCGCCGACGCGCCCTGGGCGGCGGAGCTGGAGGCGACGATCCGCCGCCGGGCTGCGGCGGGCGGCATCGATGTCGCGGCAAAGCTGGCGGCGCTGCCGCGCCGGCCTGCCCCGCCCGCTGCAGCTGCGCCGATGGCCGCGCAGCCCGCTGCGGCGGCCATCGCCGCCGATCCGGCCCAGCAGGCAATGATCCGGGGCATGGTCGACGGCCTTGCCGCCAGGCTCGCCGCCGATCCGCGCCAGCCCGAACGCTGGGTGATGCTGATGCGTAGCCGGATGCAGTTGGGCGAGGCGAAGGAAGCGGCAACAGCTCTTTCCAGCGCGGTCGCCGCCAATCCGGGCGCAGCCGCCGATCTGAAGCGTGCCGCGCGCGAGATGGGCGTGCCCGGCGCCTGA
- a CDS encoding TonB-dependent receptor yields the protein MPYPTIPAALLLASAGPIPAPAADAAVLAAADTDIDDQAQGDVVVVTARRREEGVQDVPLAVSVLDSATLDQTGNNNIGRLQQLLPSFQFFSTNPRNSAANIRGLGAPFGLTNDGIEQGVGIYVDQVYFSRIAAATFDFVDVERIEVLRGPQGTLYGKNTTAGAIAITTRAPSFTAEGRGEISVGNLGFVQARGSVSGPLIADRLAASLAVSSTRRRGTIFNVRTQSRVNELDNLGLRAQFLLKATEAIEINLTGDYSRQDPNCCAQIYARVGRTQRPLNRQYDALAAAFGYRPPSTDPFDRLTDLDTPLRAFQELGGLSLRVTADVGPGELTSVTAWRYWNWGPSNDRDFTGLPITTVSANPSRQRQWTQEIRYASTGNNRIDYVIGLFGFHQTIHTDGLQVQGAAASRWLLNPASANANNPAVLAGLTSRNDIDFSNTSAAAFGQLTWRVTDRLRIQPGVRINHDRKTGSYVATVTTGSGSTVLNADQRSVLAPQSYRARFSDWNLSGDLTLSLDLAPDILSYATYARSFKSGGINLSGLPLDAANTPIQSAATVKPERVDHVEIGLKSQFFNRRLTLNLAAFQTAIRDYQATVINGQLGVLRGYLANAGKVRVRGIEADLAARPSARLSLYANVALTDARYVRFVDAPCPPELAGGSAATAASPAAPAGTPGGPSPANCDVSGQWLPGVSRLAASYGGEYRLPATLFGLSGEAYLGVDGNARSRFSSNPSRSVLTDVAGYALTNLRAGFRTDDQKWHLFVWVRNAFDTDYFELLATQPGNTGLVVGQPGDPRTYGLTLSSRF from the coding sequence ATGCCTTATCCGACCATTCCGGCCGCGCTGCTGCTCGCCTCTGCCGGTCCCATTCCGGCACCCGCCGCCGACGCGGCGGTATTGGCGGCCGCCGACACCGACATTGACGATCAGGCGCAGGGCGATGTCGTCGTGGTCACCGCGCGCCGCCGCGAGGAAGGGGTGCAGGATGTGCCGCTTGCCGTGTCGGTGCTCGATTCCGCAACGCTCGACCAGACCGGCAACAACAATATCGGCCGGTTGCAGCAGCTGCTGCCGAGTTTCCAGTTCTTCTCGACCAACCCGCGCAACTCGGCCGCCAATATCCGCGGCCTCGGCGCGCCGTTCGGCCTGACCAATGACGGGATCGAACAGGGGGTCGGCATCTATGTCGATCAGGTCTATTTCAGCCGCATCGCGGCGGCGACGTTCGATTTCGTCGATGTCGAGCGGATCGAGGTGCTGCGCGGGCCGCAGGGCACGCTCTATGGCAAGAACACGACCGCCGGGGCGATCGCGATCACCACCCGCGCGCCCTCCTTCACCGCCGAGGGGCGGGGGGAGATCAGCGTCGGCAATCTGGGTTTCGTCCAGGCGCGCGGCTCGGTTTCGGGACCGCTGATCGCCGACCGGCTGGCCGCCAGCCTTGCCGTGTCGTCGACCCGCCGGCGCGGCACCATCTTCAACGTCCGCACCCAGAGCCGCGTCAACGAGCTCGACAATCTGGGGCTGCGCGCCCAGTTCCTGCTGAAGGCGACCGAGGCGATCGAGATCAACCTGACCGGCGACTATAGCCGCCAGGATCCGAACTGCTGCGCGCAGATCTATGCGCGGGTCGGCCGCACCCAGCGGCCGCTCAACCGGCAATATGACGCGCTGGCCGCCGCCTTCGGCTATCGCCCGCCCAGCACCGATCCGTTCGACCGGCTGACCGATCTCGACACCCCGCTCCGGGCGTTTCAGGAACTGGGCGGCCTGTCGCTGCGCGTCACCGCGGATGTCGGGCCGGGCGAGCTGACATCGGTCACGGCATGGCGTTACTGGAACTGGGGGCCGTCCAATGACCGCGACTTTACCGGCCTGCCGATCACAACCGTATCGGCCAATCCGTCGCGCCAGCGGCAATGGACGCAGGAAATCCGCTATGCGTCGACTGGCAACAACCGCATCGATTATGTGATCGGCCTGTTCGGCTTTCACCAGACCATCCATACCGACGGTCTGCAGGTGCAGGGCGCGGCAGCGTCGCGCTGGCTGCTCAACCCCGCCAGCGCCAATGCGAACAATCCGGCGGTGCTCGCCGGGCTGACGTCGCGCAACGACATTGATTTTTCCAACACCAGCGCCGCCGCCTTTGGCCAGCTGACCTGGCGGGTGACCGACAGGCTGCGCATCCAGCCCGGTGTCCGGATCAACCATGACAGGAAAACCGGATCCTATGTCGCGACGGTGACGACGGGCAGCGGATCGACGGTGCTCAATGCCGACCAGCGTTCGGTGCTTGCCCCGCAAAGCTACCGCGCGCGCTTTTCCGACTGGAACCTGTCGGGCGACCTGACCCTCAGCCTCGATCTCGCGCCCGATATTCTGAGCTACGCCACCTATGCGCGCAGCTTCAAATCGGGCGGCATCAACCTGTCGGGCCTGCCGCTCGATGCGGCGAACACGCCGATCCAGTCGGCGGCGACCGTGAAGCCCGAACGCGTCGATCATGTCGAAATCGGCCTCAAAAGCCAGTTCTTCAACCGCCGCCTGACCCTCAACCTTGCCGCGTTCCAGACGGCGATCCGCGACTATCAGGCGACCGTCATCAACGGCCAGCTCGGCGTGCTGCGCGGCTATCTTGCCAATGCCGGCAAGGTCCGGGTGCGCGGGATCGAGGCCGATCTGGCCGCCCGCCCGTCGGCGCGGCTCAGCCTTTACGCCAATGTCGCGCTGACCGATGCCCGCTATGTGCGCTTTGTCGACGCGCCCTGCCCGCCCGAACTGGCCGGCGGCAGCGCGGCGACCGCCGCCAGCCCCGCCGCCCCTGCCGGCACGCCGGGTGGCCCAAGCCCGGCCAATTGCGACGTGTCGGGGCAGTGGCTGCCCGGCGTGTCGCGGCTCGCGGCCTCCTATGGCGGTGAATACCGGCTGCCGGCGACGCTGTTCGGCCTGAGCGGTGAGGCCTATCTGGGCGTGGACGGCAATGCGCGGTCGCGTTTCTCGTCGAACCCGTCACGCTCGGTGCTCACCGATGTCGCCGGCTATGCGCTCACCAATCTGCGCGCGGGCTTCCGCACCGATGACCAGAAATGGCATCTGTTCGTCTGGGTCAGGAACGCATTCGACACCGATTATTTCGAGCTGCTGGCCACCCAGCCGGGCAATACCGGGCTGGTGGTCGGCCAGCCCGGCGATCCGCGCACCTATGGCCTGACGCTGTCCAGCCGCTTCTGA
- a CDS encoding TrmH family RNA methyltransferase has protein sequence MRQITGFSNPLVKRVRSLRDKKHRRREGLFLAEGLRILTEARDMGVLPEMLFLAPEGAAHPLARTLIAATEAAGGDVIETSADILSKLSGKDNPQTLIGVYRDRLTPLAALDRTAAPIWIVAQALRDPGNLGTILRTGDAVGAGGLILVDDCVDPFSVEAVRASMGALFTQTISITRWDDFLAWLRAGPGTLAALSLRTDTDYQAAHYPAPTFILVGNEAQGLPAAYEEACDIRVKMPMRGKADSLNAAVATAVMAYEVLNQQRRA, from the coding sequence GTGCGCCAGATCACCGGCTTTTCCAATCCGCTGGTCAAGCGGGTGCGGTCGCTGCGCGACAAGAAGCATCGCCGCCGTGAAGGGCTGTTCCTGGCCGAAGGGCTGCGGATCCTGACCGAGGCGCGCGACATGGGCGTGCTGCCCGAAATGCTGTTCCTCGCCCCCGAAGGCGCCGCCCATCCGCTGGCGCGCACGCTCATCGCCGCGACCGAGGCGGCGGGCGGCGACGTGATCGAAACCAGCGCCGACATCCTGTCCAAGCTGTCGGGTAAGGACAATCCGCAGACGCTGATCGGCGTCTATCGCGACCGGCTGACCCCGCTTGCCGCGCTCGACCGGACGGCGGCGCCGATCTGGATCGTCGCCCAGGCGCTGCGCGATCCCGGCAATCTCGGCACCATCCTGCGCACCGGCGATGCGGTGGGCGCGGGCGGGCTGATCCTGGTCGATGACTGTGTCGATCCCTTTTCGGTCGAGGCGGTGCGCGCGTCGATGGGCGCGCTGTTCACCCAGACGATCAGCATCACGCGCTGGGATGATTTCCTGGCCTGGCTGCGCGCCGGGCCGGGCACGCTTGCCGCACTCAGCCTGCGCACCGACACCGATTATCAGGCGGCACATTATCCCGCGCCGACCTTCATCCTGGTCGGCAACGAGGCGCAGGGCCTTCCTGCCGCCTATGAGGAGGCCTGCGATATCCGCGTCAAAATGCCGATGCGCGGCAAGGCCGACAGCCTGAACGCCGCCGTGGCGACCGCGGTGATGGCCTATGAGGTGCTGAACCAGCAGCGCCGGGCCTGA
- a CDS encoding HPr family phosphocarrier protein, giving the protein MTTVSRTVTITNRRGLHARASAKFVTMASALTARIEVAKDGAAVTGTSIMGLMMLGAAMGDQVTISAAGDEAEAALAQLVALVEGKFGED; this is encoded by the coding sequence GTGACGACCGTTTCGCGCACCGTCACCATCACCAACCGGCGCGGCCTTCATGCCCGCGCCAGCGCCAAATTCGTGACCATGGCCAGCGCGCTCACCGCCCGGATCGAGGTGGCGAAGGACGGCGCGGCCGTCACCGGCACGTCGATCATGGGGCTGATGATGCTGGGCGCGGCGATGGGCGATCAGGTGACGATCAGCGCCGCCGGCGACGAGGCCGAGGCCGCCCTTGCCCAGCTGGTCGCGCTGGTCGAGGGCAAATTCGGCGAGGACTGA
- a CDS encoding PTS sugar transporter subunit IIA, with protein MIGLVLVTHGRLAAEFVVAMEHVVGPQGAVEAICIGPDDDMELRRADIAKAIKAVDAGRGVIVLTDLFGGTPSNLAISLMVPGRVEVIAGINLPMLIRLEGARRTMGVKDAVAAAREAGRKYISVASEVLGEAA; from the coding sequence ATGATCGGACTGGTGCTGGTGACCCATGGACGGCTGGCGGCGGAATTCGTCGTGGCGATGGAGCATGTCGTCGGCCCGCAGGGCGCGGTCGAGGCGATCTGCATCGGTCCTGATGACGATATGGAGCTGCGCCGGGCCGATATTGCCAAGGCGATCAAGGCGGTCGATGCCGGGCGCGGCGTGATCGTGCTGACCGACCTGTTCGGCGGCACGCCGTCCAACCTCGCCATCTCGCTGATGGTGCCCGGGCGGGTCGAGGTGATCGCCGGCATCAACCTGCCGATGCTGATCCGGCTGGAAGGCGCGCGCCGCACCATGGGCGTCAAGGACGCCGTCGCCGCCGCGCGCGAGGCGGGGCGCAAATATATCTCGGTTGCATCCGAAGTGCTGGGCGAGGCGGCGTGA
- the rapZ gene encoding RNase adapter RapZ, producing the protein MSGRINPARLLLVTGLSGAGRSTALDTLEDAGWEVVDNMPLPLIDRLLTMAPSDAVMDEHRPLAIGIDTRTRGFDAARMATRAARLRAEAPFEVETLFLDCGTDELARRYDETRRRHPLAPDRPARDGIARETELLQPLRAAADQLIDTTALSRADLQDQIRRRFAPAGGARTVISVMSFGFARGLPRDADLVFDMRYLRNPHWDRVLKPLTGLDRPVADYVAADPAHDVSLAQIESLLLTMVPRHIASGKAYLAIAFGCTGGRHRSVHVAEEMARRLRDQGFCLTVSHRDLATPPQDALEGPPAPA; encoded by the coding sequence ATGAGCGGGCGGATCAACCCCGCGCGGCTGCTGCTCGTCACCGGCCTGTCGGGCGCGGGACGCTCGACGGCGCTCGACACGCTGGAGGATGCGGGGTGGGAGGTGGTCGACAACATGCCCCTGCCGCTCATTGACCGGCTGCTGACCATGGCACCATCCGATGCGGTGATGGACGAGCACCGCCCGCTCGCCATCGGCATCGACACCCGCACCCGCGGCTTTGACGCCGCGCGCATGGCGACCCGCGCGGCGCGGCTGCGGGCCGAGGCCCCGTTCGAGGTCGAGACGCTGTTCCTCGACTGCGGCACCGATGAACTGGCGCGGCGCTATGACGAGACGCGGCGGCGGCATCCGCTTGCCCCCGACCGCCCGGCGCGCGACGGCATCGCCCGCGAGACCGAACTGCTGCAGCCGCTGCGCGCCGCCGCCGACCAGCTGATCGACACCACCGCGCTCAGCCGCGCCGACCTGCAGGACCAGATCCGCCGCCGCTTCGCCCCGGCGGGCGGCGCGCGCACGGTGATCTCGGTGATGTCGTTCGGCTTTGCCCGCGGGCTGCCGCGCGACGCCGATCTGGTGTTCGACATGCGCTATCTGCGCAATCCGCACTGGGACCGGGTGCTGAAGCCGCTGACCGGGCTGGACCGACCGGTCGCCGACTATGTCGCCGCCGATCCGGCGCATGACGTGTCGCTGGCGCAGATCGAATCGCTGCTGCTGACGATGGTTCCGCGCCATATCGCCAGCGGCAAGGCGTATCTGGCGATTGCCTTTGGCTGCACCGGCGGGCGTCACCGCTCGGTCCATGTCGCCGAGGAAATGGCGCGGCGGTTGCGCGATCAGGGTTTTTGTCTCACGGTATCGCACCGGGATCTTGCGACACCCCCCCAGGATGCGCTTGAAGGGCCGCCGGCACCGGCCTGA